The following are encoded in a window of Primulina eburnea isolate SZY01 chromosome 4, ASM2296580v1, whole genome shotgun sequence genomic DNA:
- the LOC140830399 gene encoding heat stress transcription factor A-7a-like: MDPSFPVKEEHTPWQQAISDRGQGTTEMGQPRAVEGLHEMGPPPFLKKTFDMVDDPNTNHIVSWSRGGQSFVVWDPHSFSTSVVPNYFKHNNFSSFVRQLNTYGFRKIDSDKWEFANEAFLEGRKHLLRNIRRRKAPSQSLPPQQDQAEPCVEVGRYGLDGEIDRLRRDKHVLMMELVKLRQQQQNIRSYLQQMDLRLQRTERKQQQMMSFLARAMQNPDFIHKLVQHKEKRRELEEAVSKKRLRPIEYGESSRTNKGKNPIKLEPLEFGEPDPYYQVSELEALALEMQGFGKEKWGQEDEEERELTQLGSYDKELDDGFWEELLNERLDQVQGMPENEDEDEEEDVNFLADRLGFLGSSPK; encoded by the exons ATGGACCCGAGCTTTCCAGTCAAAGAAGAGCATACGCCATGGCAGCAGGCAATCAGTGATCGGGGACAGGGGACGACGGAAATGGGCCAGCCTCGGGCGGTGGAAGGGCTGCATGAGATGGGTCCGCCGCCGTTTCTCAAAAAGACATTCGATATGGTGGATGATCCGAACACGAATCACATCGTTTCATGGAGCAGAGGAGGTCAAAGCTTCGTTGTTTGGGATCCTCATTCGTTTTCCACAAGTGTTGTGCCCAATTACTTTAAGCACAACAATTTCTCCAGCTTTGTTAGACAGCTTAATACCTAT GGCTTTAGAAAGATCGACTCGGACAAATGGGAATTCGCTAACGAGGCATTTCTTGAAGGCCGAAAGCATCTTCTGAGGAACATAAGGAGAAGAAAAGCACCTTCTCAATCTCTTCCTCCACAGCAAGATCAAGCCGAACCGTGTGTCGAAGTCGGAAGATACGGATTAGATGGGGAAATCGATCGATTGAGGCGTGACAAGCATGTGTTAATGATGGAACTAGTGAAGCTTCGGCAGCAGCAACAGAACATTAGATCTTACCTTCAGCAAATGGATTTAAGGTTACAAAGAACTGAGAGGAAGCAACAGCAAATGATGAGCTTCTTGGCAAGAGCAATGCAGAATCCTGATTTTATTCATAAATTAGTCCAGCATAAGGAGAAGAGAAGAGAACTTGAAGAAGCTGTTTCTAAAAAGAGGCTTAGACCGATTGAATATGGTGAATCAAGCCGAACCAACAAAGGAAAGAACCCCATCAAGTTGGAACCATTAGAATTTGGTGAGCCTGACCCATACtaccaagtgtctgaattggaGGCACTTGCTTTGGAGATGCAGGGATTCGGTAAGGAAAAATGGGGACAGGAAGACGAAGAGGAACGGGAACTTACCCAACTAGGGAGTTATGATAAAGAACTGGACGATGGTTTTTGGGAAGAGTTACTAAATGAAAGATTAGATCAAGTACAAGGCATGCCTGAGAATGAAGATGAAGACGAGGAGGAGGATGTGAATTTCTTGGCGGATCGGTTGGGATTCTTGGGTTCGAGCCCCAAATGA
- the LOC140829640 gene encoding uncharacterized protein: protein MKDVHALHHDDLLHVTFNERGQPYGDLQSVLANYVGTIARNGVLLPLDYLDWRKVPKHRLEEAWKLVIARFIISDQHQDFVMQMMGVAWRRWRTEVKATSYDSNIPLEELVSIRPIPHGLATEVWERLCVYWKATEKSSKINRENGKNKKGTHAQGRTSIPSLEDKFLKENGRKPTRIEIMHLSRSSKKKGGAPVDAEAIRYENLLDEAVQTRLQDMAEGTQAIEVHEDAFRDVFGTEHSGRVRCLGAGALPSQVFPEQCRRSSFYNRQNYHSTLEMTNKFKEMQEQMKKDMEMRESQLRAEMEAQKAQLQTEMEKMRQMQDQFESCTRVMQSMIHGGSSGHELLPTQMAAVMTNIIQKHIYATSNERENDSRTPPESSSGD, encoded by the exons ATGAAGGATGTTCATGCATTGCATCATGATGATTTGTTACATGTAACGTTTAATGAAAGAGGCCAACCTTATGGAGATTTACAATCGGTACTGGCAAATTATGTGGGGACAATAGCTCGGAATGGAGTTTTGTTGCCCCTTGATTATTTAGACTGGAGAAAAGTTCCAAAGCATCGGTTGGAGGAGGCATGGAAACTTGTTATT gCACGATTCATAATCTCCGATCAACATCAAGATTTTGTGATGCAAATGATGGGGGTTGCATGGAGGCGATGGAGGACCGAAGTTAAAGCTACATCTTATGACTCCAATATCCCATTAGAGGAGCTTGTGTCCATTCGCCCTATTCCTCATGGGTTGGCTACAGAAGTTTGGGAAAGATTATGTGTGTACTGGAAGGCTACTGAG aaaagttctaaaataaatcgagaaaatggaaaaaataaaaaaggaacTCATGCACAGGGACGAACGAGCATCCCTTCTCTGGAAGACAAATTT TTGAAAGAGAATGGTAGGAAGCCGACTCGCATCGAAATAATGCATTTGAGTCGGAGTAGTAAAAAGAAAGGAGGTGCTCCAGTTGATGCTGAAGCCATACGCTATGAG AATTTGTTGGATGAGGCTGTTCAAACTCGCTTACAAGACATGGCTGAGGGGACACAAGCAATAGAAGTGCATGAGGATGCATTTCG TGATGTATTTGGAACCGAGCATTCTGGCCGAGTTCGATGTCTGGGAGCAGGAGCACTGCCTAGCCAAGTCTTCCCTGAACAATGCAGGCGAAGCTCATTCTACAATAGGCAAAACTATCATTCTACTTTGGAGATgacaaataaattcaaagaaatGCAAGAACAAATGAAGAAAGATATGGAGATGCGTGAATCGCAGTTGCGAGCAGAAATGGAGGCGCAAAAAGCACAACTACAGACAGAAATGGAGAAAATGAGACAAATGCAAGATCAATTCGAAAGTTGTACACGGGTTATGCAGAGTATGATACATGGAGGGTCTAGTGGGCATGAATTGTTACCAACACAG ATGGCAGCTGTAATGACAAACATCATTCAGAAACACATTTATGCCACATCCAATGAAAGAGAAAATGATAGCAGAACTCCTCCAGAAAGTTCATCTGGTGATTAG